Proteins from one Clostridium cellulovorans 743B genomic window:
- the recG gene encoding ATP-dependent DNA helicase RecG: MDIYSDIKNLKGVGPKALQLLNKSGIYNLLDLLLYFPREYENITSSEDITNINGKEKLKIKCKVLRIFPDKRTKTGKTITTIAFSDGENTFYGKWFNQPYVKKKYFIDKEYTLIGEVKKVGKDYEISNPKDFKEKEDKEKSDKNIIPKYPLKAGLTNNFFIKLITSILEAMFIRENLPEWIIEKYKLCSLDYAIRNIHYPKEENALRAAERRLKFQELFTYSLKILMLKEYVKSNKEGIAFKIAPELVDLKNSLPFQLTDAQSKAVREILSDMKKPTPMNRLLQGDVGSGKTIVALIALFNAAKNQYQGVLMAPTEILANQHYHEFIRIMAPFNIKIELLTGSTTKKQKERIKEEIKGGKIDILIGTHALIEDDVQFENLGIIVTDEQHRFGVMQRNKLFNKGKNIDVLVMTATPIPRTLALYLYGDLEVSIIDQLPPGREKIETKHGTKKQRDNIYEFSKKSIKEGRQVYVVCPLVEDNEVLDLKSVEALFIELKESYFKDYNVGFIHGKMSPKDKDKVMNEFKNKETQILVATTVIEVGINVPNANIMIIENAERFGLAQLHQLRGRVGRGQYKSYCFLIADTKSKVTEKRMKIMEQSNDGFFIAEEDLKIRGTGEVFGLRQSGENGLLLSDVIEDINILKCANKEAKELVASEKLEDIQMKEEVMKSLEKHSKYICFN; encoded by the coding sequence TTGGATATATATAGCGATATTAAGAATTTAAAAGGAGTTGGACCTAAAGCTCTGCAGTTATTAAATAAGTCAGGTATATACAATCTCCTTGATTTACTTTTATATTTCCCAAGAGAATACGAAAATATAACAAGTTCAGAAGATATAACAAATATAAATGGTAAAGAAAAGTTGAAAATAAAGTGTAAGGTGTTAAGAATATTCCCAGATAAAAGAACTAAAACTGGTAAAACCATTACTACTATAGCATTTAGTGATGGGGAAAATACCTTTTACGGAAAGTGGTTCAATCAGCCTTATGTAAAGAAGAAATATTTTATCGACAAGGAATATACCCTAATAGGTGAAGTTAAAAAAGTAGGAAAGGATTATGAAATAAGCAATCCTAAGGATTTTAAGGAAAAAGAGGATAAGGAAAAAAGTGATAAGAATATAATTCCTAAGTATCCGCTAAAAGCTGGATTAACAAATAACTTTTTTATAAAATTAATAACCAGTATTCTAGAGGCTATGTTTATAAGAGAAAACTTGCCAGAATGGATAATTGAAAAGTATAAGTTATGTTCCTTAGATTATGCTATAAGAAATATTCATTATCCGAAAGAAGAAAATGCCTTAAGAGCTGCTGAGAGAAGATTAAAGTTTCAAGAACTATTTACATATTCTTTGAAAATACTGATGCTTAAAGAGTATGTTAAGTCAAATAAAGAGGGGATTGCATTTAAAATAGCACCAGAACTTGTTGATTTAAAGAATTCACTTCCTTTCCAGTTAACAGATGCTCAAAGTAAAGCAGTAAGGGAAATACTTTCAGATATGAAGAAGCCTACACCGATGAACAGATTATTGCAAGGAGACGTAGGTAGTGGAAAGACTATCGTAGCGTTAATAGCATTGTTTAATGCTGCGAAGAATCAATATCAAGGGGTTTTAATGGCGCCTACAGAGATATTAGCAAATCAACATTATCATGAGTTTATCAGAATAATGGCTCCTTTTAATATAAAAATAGAACTTTTAACAGGAAGTACTACTAAAAAACAAAAAGAAAGAATAAAGGAAGAAATAAAAGGAGGGAAAATAGATATTTTAATAGGAACTCATGCCTTGATAGAGGATGATGTACAGTTTGAAAATTTAGGTATTATAGTTACTGATGAACAACATCGGTTTGGAGTTATGCAGAGAAATAAGCTTTTTAATAAAGGTAAAAATATTGATGTATTAGTAATGACAGCTACACCAATTCCAAGGACTTTGGCTTTATATTTATATGGTGATTTAGAGGTTAGTATAATTGATCAATTGCCACCTGGTCGAGAGAAAATTGAAACAAAGCATGGAACAAAAAAACAAAGAGATAATATTTATGAATTTTCTAAGAAATCTATAAAAGAAGGACGACAAGTTTACGTTGTTTGTCCATTAGTTGAGGATAATGAAGTTTTAGATTTAAAATCTGTAGAGGCTTTGTTTATTGAATTAAAGGAATCTTATTTTAAGGACTATAATGTAGGTTTCATCCATGGAAAGATGTCTCCAAAAGACAAGGATAAGGTGATGAATGAATTTAAAAATAAAGAAACTCAAATTTTAGTTGCTACAACAGTAATTGAGGTAGGTATAAATGTTCCTAATGCAAATATAATGATAATAGAAAATGCCGAAAGATTTGGATTAGCTCAATTGCATCAATTAAGAGGTAGAGTTGGAAGAGGTCAATATAAGTCTTATTGCTTCTTAATTGCTGACACAAAAAGCAAGGTTACAGAAAAAAGAATGAAGATAATGGAGCAAAGTAACGATGGATTCTTCATCGCAGAAGAAGATTTAAAGATTCGAGGAACTGGAGAAGTTTTTGGATTAAGGCAAAGTGGTGAAAATGGACTGTTGCTAAGTGACGTTATAGAAGATATAAATATTTTGAAATGTGCAAATAAAGAAGCAAAAGAACTTGTTGCTAGTGAAAAGCTAGAAGACATTCAGATGAAAGAAGAAGTAATGAAATCTTTAGAAAAGCATTCAAAATATATTTGCTTTAATTAG
- the rsmD gene encoding 16S rRNA (guanine(966)-N(2))-methyltransferase RsmD, with product MRIISGLAKGRKILSPDSMETRPTLDRVKESIFSIIQNKIYDATVTDIFSGTGSLGLEAASRGAKQCYLVDRSPSAYGYLQKNVENLKFQDICTTLNMDAYESLKHCHKKGVTFDIIFIDPPYAKNMIPKAVEMVFEMKLLKEDGIIVTKIDSGEEIYEGYETLNLYDKRKYGNTTVCFYRYQED from the coding sequence ATGAGAATTATATCAGGTCTTGCTAAGGGCAGAAAAATCTTGTCACCGGATAGTATGGAAACTAGACCAACCTTAGACAGAGTTAAAGAAAGTATTTTTAGTATAATACAAAATAAAATATATGATGCGACAGTAACGGATATATTTTCTGGTACTGGAAGTTTAGGTTTAGAGGCGGCGAGTAGAGGTGCTAAACAATGCTATCTAGTAGATAGAAGTCCTTCTGCTTATGGCTATTTACAGAAAAATGTTGAGAATTTGAAGTTTCAGGATATTTGTACTACGTTAAATATGGATGCGTATGAATCTTTAAAGCATTGTCATAAAAAGGGGGTTACTTTTGATATTATTTTTATCGATCCTCCATATGCAAAAAATATGATTCCAAAGGCTGTGGAAATGGTTTTTGAAATGAAATTGCTAAAAGAAGATGGCATAATAGTAACAAAAATTGATTCCGGTGAAGAAATATATGAAGGTTATGAGACCTTAAACTTATATGATAAACGAAAATATGGAAACACTACCGTTTGCTTTTATAGATATCAGGAGGACTAA
- the coaD gene encoding pantetheine-phosphate adenylyltransferase → MRVAVYPGSFDPITNGHLDIIKRSVKVFDEVIVTVLINPEKKGLFTPEERVELIKKVVKDIPNVRVESFFGLLVDFMREKNSNIIIKGLRAVSDFEYEFQMALINNTLDANVETLFMMTSAQNLFLSSSSVKQVAMFNGDITGLVPEVVAEELKAKIKETRKKKGD, encoded by the coding sequence ATGAGAGTAGCAGTATATCCAGGCAGTTTTGATCCCATTACTAACGGACACTTAGATATTATCAAAAGATCCGTTAAGGTATTTGACGAAGTTATAGTTACAGTACTTATAAATCCTGAAAAGAAAGGACTTTTTACTCCTGAAGAAAGAGTTGAATTAATTAAAAAGGTAGTTAAAGATATTCCTAACGTAAGGGTTGAAAGTTTTTTTGGGCTACTAGTAGATTTTATGAGGGAAAAAAATTCTAATATAATAATTAAAGGGTTAAGGGCTGTGTCAGATTTTGAATATGAGTTCCAAATGGCTTTAATAAATAATACTTTGGATGCTAATGTTGAAACCTTATTTATGATGACTAGCGCTCAAAACTTATTTTTAAGTTCATCTTCTGTTAAACAAGTTGCCATGTTTAATGGGGATATAACAGGATTGGTTCCAGAGGTTGTAGCTGAAGAACTTAAAGCAAAGATAAAGGAAACACGAAAAAAGAAGGGGGATTAA
- the ylbJ gene encoding sporulation integral membrane protein YlbJ, producing the protein MHIHIFLIVIISIAIIIFLHQKKALSLRLFLTSILTIIILFILLNPKKCIVMTLKGINLFFYSVFPSLFVFLILCNLLIAFNGVEIYSKTLGKLLCKPLRLPESCAFPIIVSILCGYPLGAKYTYSLFDEGKIDKACADRLLNIASNPSPVFVIGTLGTTMLKDTNLGYLLLLSNYIASFVMSLLMKPSRFKYKENYKSKTELFNIGMALRTSIENAINTTLMVGGFIVFFFLLTSIVNDNILIFIKNNTIKATFTGIIEMTQGCSLITSTTDNLKTKIILCSFFINFSGLSVVAQVYAFIYKYNVSIIRYMFLKLSQGFIASIVMFFLSNFYLRNTTVSANFNEQVHYLYIFLFIFLIIPILLEFIKKLFLRNNFF; encoded by the coding sequence TTGCATATACATATTTTTTTAATAGTCATAATTTCAATAGCTATTATAATCTTCCTACACCAGAAAAAAGCTTTATCCCTTAGGCTTTTTCTCACTTCAATTTTAACGATAATAATATTATTTATTTTATTGAATCCAAAGAAATGTATAGTAATGACACTAAAAGGTATAAATTTATTTTTCTATTCGGTATTTCCTTCACTATTTGTATTTTTAATTCTTTGTAACTTGCTTATTGCTTTTAATGGTGTAGAAATATACTCCAAAACGCTTGGCAAACTACTTTGCAAACCATTAAGATTGCCTGAAAGTTGTGCATTTCCTATAATAGTAAGTATTTTATGTGGTTATCCACTAGGAGCTAAATATACCTACAGTTTATTTGACGAAGGTAAAATAGATAAAGCTTGTGCTGATAGACTTTTAAATATAGCTTCAAATCCTAGTCCGGTTTTTGTCATCGGCACTCTTGGAACTACTATGCTGAAAGATACAAACTTAGGTTATTTATTGTTATTATCTAATTACATAGCTAGCTTCGTTATGAGCTTACTTATGAAACCTTCAAGGTTTAAATATAAAGAAAACTATAAATCTAAAACAGAGTTATTTAACATAGGAATGGCCTTAAGAACAAGTATTGAGAACGCTATTAATACAACTCTAATGGTGGGAGGTTTCATCGTTTTTTTCTTTCTTCTAACTTCAATAGTTAATGATAATATCCTAATATTTATAAAGAATAACACAATAAAAGCAACCTTTACTGGCATCATAGAGATGACTCAAGGCTGCTCTTTAATAACAAGTACTACAGATAACCTTAAAACTAAAATAATTCTTTGTAGCTTTTTTATTAATTTCAGCGGTCTTTCTGTAGTAGCTCAAGTTTATGCTTTTATATATAAATACAATGTTTCAATAATACGATATATGTTTTTAAAATTATCACAGGGTTTTATAGCCTCAATAGTAATGTTCTTTTTAAGTAATTTTTATCTTAGAAATACAACTGTCTCAGCTAATTTTAATGAACAAGTACATTACTTATACATATTTTTGTTTATCTTTTTAATAATTCCTATATTACTTGAATTTATTAAAAAATTATTCTTGAGGAACAACTTTTTTTAA
- a CDS encoding nucleotidyltransferase, giving the protein MNITSIIAEYNPLHNGHLYHIEKTKSNTKCDGLIIIISGNFVQRGEPAIIDKWRRTELALLAGADLVLELPTVYAVNSAEFFAFGSVSLLNQLNCVKSLSFGSEEGSLSLLHKIAATLVLEPDDYKSQLKALLDLGISFPAARAKALMNYYNDDTIGTIINQSNNILSIEYLKALKRLNSPICPTTVKRLGGSYNSTEMDRVFSSATSIRTTMKKGAKLNELNLAIPSYVFDALFNDSLCYLEDIYPYLRFKTLTDESSIKNIPDAKEGLENRILKNLIEYKTFDDFSINTMSKRYPLTRINRILTQYFIGFEKFDTYSMRREIPAYGRILGFNDTGKAMLKIIKKNSNLQLISKVPQNLENPMLRLDIASTKAYSIINSKINPNEDYLKSPIII; this is encoded by the coding sequence ATGAACATAACTTCAATAATAGCCGAATATAATCCTCTGCACAACGGACATTTATACCACATAGAAAAAACAAAATCAAATACTAAGTGTGACGGTTTAATAATAATCATCAGTGGAAACTTCGTCCAAAGAGGTGAACCTGCAATAATCGATAAGTGGAGAAGAACCGAATTAGCTCTTTTAGCTGGAGCTGACCTTGTGTTAGAACTCCCAACAGTATATGCAGTAAATTCTGCTGAATTTTTTGCTTTTGGTTCTGTTTCTTTATTAAATCAGCTTAATTGTGTAAAAAGCTTATCTTTTGGAAGTGAAGAAGGTTCTTTATCCCTATTACATAAAATTGCAGCTACTCTAGTTTTAGAACCTGATGACTATAAATCTCAATTAAAAGCTTTATTGGATCTGGGAATCTCTTTCCCAGCAGCTAGGGCTAAAGCCCTAATGAACTATTATAACGACGACACAATAGGTACCATTATAAATCAATCAAATAATATTCTTTCTATAGAATACCTAAAAGCGTTAAAACGATTAAATAGTCCTATATGTCCTACAACAGTTAAAAGGCTTGGAGGCAGCTATAACAGCACAGAAATGGATAGAGTATTTTCTAGTGCAACATCTATAAGAACTACAATGAAAAAAGGTGCAAAACTAAATGAATTAAACCTAGCTATACCTTCATATGTATTTGATGCCCTTTTTAACGATTCTTTATGCTATCTAGAAGATATATATCCTTATCTAAGGTTTAAAACCTTAACTGATGAAAGTTCGATAAAAAATATACCAGATGCTAAGGAAGGTTTGGAAAATAGAATTTTAAAAAATCTTATTGAATATAAAACCTTTGATGATTTTTCCATTAATACAATGAGCAAACGTTACCCATTGACGAGAATAAACAGAATATTAACCCAGTATTTCATCGGTTTTGAAAAGTTTGATACATATTCTATGAGGCGCGAAATACCTGCATATGGTAGAATATTAGGTTTTAACGACACTGGAAAAGCTATGCTTAAAATAATAAAAAAGAATTCTAACCTCCAACTTATTTCAAAAGTTCCTCAAAACTTAGAGAATCCTATGTTAAGGTTAGATATTGCTTCGACCAAAGCCTATAGCATAATTAATAGCAAAATCAATCCTAATGAAGATTATTTAAAATCCCCTATAATAATATAA
- the pta gene encoding phosphate acetyltransferase → MEFMQKIWKQARSSKRRIVLAEGEERRNLIAAGKIIENNLADIILVGDTNAIKENAEALGVDIREATIADQHTYPHKEEMIKELYEIRKSKGMTLEKAAELVLDPLYFGTMMVKMGYGDGMVSGAIHTTGDLLRPGLQIIKTAPGVSAVSGFFVMVIPNCNYGENGTLIFADCAVNPKPTSEQLASIAITTAETAEKFDLDPKVAMLSFSTMGSASHEMVDNVRNAVDMAKSLRPDLAIDGELQLDAAIVPDVAELKAPNSPVAGKANVLIFPDLQTGNIGYKLVQRFARAEAIGPICQGFAKPINDLSRGCSPEDIVNVVAMTAVQAQKGI, encoded by the coding sequence ATGGAATTTATGCAGAAGATTTGGAAACAGGCTAGAAGTTCCAAAAGAAGAATTGTACTTGCGGAAGGTGAGGAAAGAAGAAACTTAATTGCTGCAGGTAAAATTATTGAAAATAACTTAGCTGATATAATTTTGGTTGGAGATACAAATGCCATAAAAGAAAACGCAGAAGCTCTTGGAGTTGATATAAGAGAAGCTACAATTGCGGACCAACATACATACCCACATAAGGAAGAAATGATAAAAGAACTTTATGAAATCAGAAAAAGTAAAGGTATGACTTTAGAGAAGGCAGCTGAATTAGTACTAGATCCATTATACTTTGGTACTATGATGGTGAAAATGGGTTATGGTGATGGAATGGTTTCTGGTGCCATTCATACAACCGGTGACTTATTAAGACCAGGGCTACAAATAATTAAAACGGCTCCAGGAGTATCTGCAGTTTCTGGATTTTTTGTAATGGTTATTCCTAACTGTAATTACGGAGAAAATGGAACTTTAATATTTGCCGATTGTGCTGTAAATCCTAAGCCTACTTCAGAACAATTAGCATCTATAGCTATAACTACAGCGGAAACAGCAGAGAAATTTGATCTTGATCCAAAGGTTGCGATGTTATCTTTCTCAACAATGGGTAGTGCTAGCCATGAAATGGTAGATAACGTTAGAAATGCAGTCGATATGGCGAAATCTTTAAGACCTGATTTAGCAATAGATGGAGAATTGCAACTAGATGCTGCTATAGTTCCGGATGTTGCGGAGCTAAAGGCACCAAATAGTCCAGTGGCAGGAAAAGCTAATGTTTTAATATTCCCAGATTTACAAACTGGTAATATTGGTTACAAGTTGGTTCAAAGATTTGCAAGAGCAGAAGCTATAGGACCTATATGTCAAGGATTTGCAAAACCAATTAATGACCTTTCTAGAGGTTGTAGTCCAGAAGATATAGTAAACGTCGTAGCAATGACAGCAGTTCAAGCACAAAAAGGAATTTAA
- a CDS encoding acetate kinase, giving the protein MKVLVINCGSSSIKYQLFNMDNEEVLAKGLVERIGIEGSILIHKVNGEKYDIKEVIKDHKDGVRLVIEALTNKEYGVIADMSEISAVGHRVVHGGEKYASSVVINDEVMKSIEDCVKLAPLHNPPNIIGINACKEMMPEVPMVAVFDTAFHQTMPKEAYLYPIPYELYENDAIRKYGFHGTSHKYVTQKAAEMIGKNVDDINIITCHLGNGASLAAVKNGKSVDTSMGFTPLEGLCMGTRSGSIDPSIVTFLMKEKGYSCDEVDNILNKKSGLLGISGLSSDFRDIRSTAGEGVERSILARDIFFNKIRQYIGSYAVTLGKVDCIAFAGGIGENAALVRSEVAKGLEIIGAEIDSKLNEAAAGVEACISTESSKIKILVIPTDEELMIARDTKELCCK; this is encoded by the coding sequence ATGAAAGTACTAGTAATTAATTGTGGAAGTTCGTCAATAAAGTATCAACTTTTTAATATGGATAATGAAGAAGTTTTAGCAAAGGGTTTAGTTGAGAGAATTGGTATTGAAGGTTCTATATTAATCCATAAGGTTAATGGAGAAAAATACGATATAAAGGAAGTTATAAAAGACCATAAAGATGGTGTTAGATTAGTAATAGAAGCATTGACTAACAAAGAATACGGTGTAATAGCTGATATGAGTGAAATATCAGCAGTTGGACATAGAGTTGTTCATGGAGGAGAAAAATATGCCTCTTCAGTAGTAATAAATGACGAGGTTATGAAATCAATCGAAGACTGCGTGAAGCTTGCTCCGTTACATAATCCTCCGAATATAATCGGAATAAACGCTTGTAAAGAAATGATGCCAGAAGTTCCTATGGTAGCTGTGTTTGATACTGCTTTTCATCAAACTATGCCAAAGGAAGCATACCTTTACCCAATTCCATACGAATTATACGAGAATGATGCTATAAGAAAATATGGTTTCCATGGAACATCACATAAATATGTTACTCAAAAGGCTGCTGAAATGATAGGAAAGAATGTTGATGATATAAATATTATTACTTGTCATTTAGGAAACGGAGCTAGTTTAGCTGCCGTTAAGAATGGAAAATCTGTAGATACTTCAATGGGCTTTACACCACTTGAAGGATTATGCATGGGAACAAGAAGTGGTAGCATTGACCCATCGATTGTAACTTTCTTAATGAAAGAAAAGGGCTATTCTTGTGATGAAGTTGATAATATATTAAATAAAAAATCAGGCTTACTTGGTATATCTGGATTAAGTAGTGATTTTAGAGATATAAGAAGTACTGCAGGAGAAGGTGTAGAAAGATCCATTCTTGCTAGAGATATATTCTTTAATAAAATTCGCCAATACATAGGTTCGTATGCAGTGACATTAGGAAAAGTTGACTGTATAGCTTTTGCTGGTGGTATAGGAGAAAATGCTGCACTGGTAAGATCAGAAGTTGCTAAGGGTTTGGAAATTATTGGAGCGGAAATAGATTCAAAGCTTAATGAGGCTGCAGCTGGTGTAGAAGCTTGTATATCAACAGAAAGTTCTAAAATTAAGATTCTTGTAATCCCAACAGATGAAGAACTTATGATTGCTAGAGATACAAAGGAACTATGCTGTAAATAA
- a CDS encoding YceD family protein encodes MKFDLSTLNLQQSSTKDIVFTIDSKNLKTGTFKMNEPLNFKGILKCLDQIIYIDGVVSGLLYLNCSRCLDEVEYPLDLEIHEKLTYDIDNRDDDFIFIDTEVIDLQEIIENNINFSLPMKILCTEKCKGLCPVCGINKNHDSCHCDDDVIDPRLEKLKELFSNTEEV; translated from the coding sequence ATGAAATTTGATTTATCAACATTAAATCTACAACAATCTTCAACTAAGGACATTGTTTTTACAATCGACAGTAAGAATCTTAAAACGGGAACTTTTAAAATGAATGAGCCACTAAATTTTAAAGGAATCCTTAAGTGTTTAGATCAAATTATATATATCGATGGAGTTGTTAGCGGCCTTTTATATCTAAATTGTTCAAGATGTTTAGATGAGGTAGAATATCCGTTGGACCTAGAGATCCATGAAAAGCTAACTTATGATATAGATAATAGAGATGATGATTTCATCTTTATTGATACTGAGGTTATAGATTTACAAGAAATTATTGAAAACAATATTAATTTCTCTCTTCCTATGAAGATACTTTGTACTGAGAAGTGCAAAGGACTATGTCCTGTCTGTGGTATTAATAAAAACCATGATAGTTGTCATTGTGATGATGATGTCATAGATCCAAGATTAGAAAAACTTAAAGAATTGTTTTCAAATACTGAGGAGGTGTAG
- the rpmF gene encoding 50S ribosomal protein L32 translates to MGNPARKFSKAKTASRRAQTFKASMPGIVECPKCHEMKLAHRVCKNCGNYKDKEVIATEE, encoded by the coding sequence ATGGGAAATCCAGCTAGAAAATTCTCAAAAGCAAAAACTGCTTCAAGAAGAGCTCAAACTTTTAAAGCATCAATGCCAGGAATAGTAGAGTGTCCAAAGTGCCACGAAATGAAGCTTGCTCATAGAGTGTGCAAAAACTGTGGAAACTATAAAGATAAAGAAGTTATTGCTACTGAGGAATAA
- the plsX gene encoding phosphate acyltransferase PlsX: MIIAVDAMGGDNAPSAVVEGCIQALEDDSIKLIFCGKEKLINEELSKYKYDSSRVSIVNAEDIITNNEHPAMAIKKKKDSSLVKALNLVKDGSADGIISAGSTGALLTGATVIIGRIKGVKRPALAPIMPGKNNSFMVIDVGANVDCKPEYLPQFALMGKVYFEAVMKINNPTVGLVNIGSEEEKGNELTKGAFPLLKEAPINFVGNVEPREIPYGDVNILVCDGFVGNTILKTYEGVASSILGVLKEEIMSSTRTKIGGILLKPVFKIFKQKFDYKEVGGSAFLGTNGICIKAHGSSDARAFKNAVRQANLVYENKVIDKITEGILEIEHSM; encoded by the coding sequence ATGATAATTGCTGTAGATGCTATGGGTGGAGATAATGCACCTAGTGCTGTTGTAGAGGGATGTATTCAAGCATTAGAAGATGATAGTATTAAGCTTATTTTTTGTGGGAAGGAAAAGCTCATAAATGAAGAACTAAGTAAATATAAATACGACAGCAGTAGAGTTTCAATTGTTAATGCTGAAGATATAATTACAAATAACGAACATCCAGCTATGGCTATAAAAAAGAAGAAGGATTCAAGCCTTGTTAAAGCTTTAAACCTTGTTAAAGATGGTAGTGCAGATGGTATAATTTCAGCAGGAAGCACAGGTGCTCTTTTAACAGGTGCAACGGTTATCATAGGAAGAATTAAAGGGGTGAAAAGACCTGCTCTAGCACCTATAATGCCAGGGAAAAATAATTCCTTTATGGTTATAGATGTAGGAGCAAATGTTGATTGTAAGCCAGAATACCTTCCACAATTTGCACTTATGGGAAAGGTTTATTTTGAAGCTGTTATGAAGATAAACAATCCAACAGTTGGATTAGTGAATATCGGCTCTGAAGAAGAAAAAGGTAATGAACTTACTAAAGGAGCTTTCCCGCTATTAAAGGAAGCCCCTATAAACTTTGTAGGAAACGTTGAACCAAGAGAAATACCTTATGGCGATGTAAATATACTTGTATGTGATGGCTTTGTAGGAAATACTATTTTAAAGACCTATGAAGGTGTTGCAAGTAGCATCCTTGGAGTATTGAAAGAAGAAATAATGTCATCCACTAGAACAAAAATCGGTGGAATATTGTTAAAACCTGTTTTCAAAATATTTAAGCAGAAATTCGACTACAAGGAAGTTGGAGGTTCAGCTTTTTTAGGAACTAATGGTATTTGCATAAAAGCTCATGGTTCTTCAGATGCAAGAGCTTTTAAAAATGCTGTAAGGCAAGCGAACTTAGTATATGAAAATAAGGTTATAGATAAGATTACTGAGGGTATTTTAGAGATTGAACACAGCATGTAA
- the acpP gene encoding acyl carrier protein: protein MVFEKVKGIIAEQLGVDEDEVTMDSSFVDDLGADSLDIVELIMALESEFDIEIPDEDAEKASTVGNVVEYIREHIEG from the coding sequence ATGGTATTTGAAAAGGTTAAGGGTATAATTGCTGAGCAATTAGGTGTTGATGAAGACGAGGTAACAATGGATTCATCTTTCGTCGATGATTTAGGCGCAGATTCACTAGATATAGTTGAATTAATTATGGCTTTAGAAAGTGAATTTGATATAGAAATTCCAGATGAAGACGCTGAAAAAGCTTCGACAGTAGGAAATGTAGTTGAATACATAAGAGAACATATTGAAGGTTAA
- the rnc gene encoding ribonuclease III: MNQRIKRIRILEEQLNVSFENIDLLNTALTHSSFVNQKKHIDYNERLEFLGDSVLQLTISEYLFKELHGKSEGELTRLRSLIVCENSLHSVGRDWNIGNFLLMSKGEELTGGRSRTSILADAVEAVIAAIYLDKGYDAAREFILLHFKEVINLALDNKIVLDYKTRLQEVLQKDGEISIAYKLEKYDGPPHRRRFFVNLEVANKVLGSGEGFSKKEAEQMAAKEVLLAMENKNEE; encoded by the coding sequence GTGAACCAAAGAATTAAAAGAATAAGAATCCTTGAAGAGCAATTAAATGTTTCTTTTGAAAATATAGATTTATTAAATACTGCTTTAACTCATAGTTCATTTGTAAATCAGAAAAAACATATAGATTATAACGAACGTTTAGAGTTTTTAGGAGATTCCGTTTTACAACTTACTATATCTGAGTATTTATTTAAAGAACTTCATGGAAAGAGTGAGGGAGAGCTTACAAGGCTTAGGTCACTTATTGTATGTGAAAATTCATTACATTCCGTTGGAAGGGATTGGAATATAGGTAATTTTCTTTTAATGAGTAAAGGTGAGGAATTAACTGGTGGAAGAAGTAGAACATCAATTTTAGCTGACGCAGTTGAGGCAGTTATAGCGGCAATATACTTAGATAAAGGCTACGATGCTGCGAGAGAATTTATTTTACTGCATTTTAAGGAAGTTATAAATCTTGCTTTAGATAATAAAATAGTTCTTGACTATAAAACACGTTTGCAAGAAGTATTACAAAAGGATGGAGAAATCTCTATTGCTTACAAATTAGAAAAATATGATGGACCTCCTCACAGAAGACGTTTTTTTGTTAACTTAGAAGTAGCTAATAAGGTTTTAGGAAGTGGAGAAGGATTTAGTAAAAAGGAAGCAGAACAAATGGCAGCAAAGGAAGTTTTACTTGCGATGGAGAATAAAAATGAAGAATAA